Proteins co-encoded in one Hypanus sabinus isolate sHypSab1 chromosome 6, sHypSab1.hap1, whole genome shotgun sequence genomic window:
- the srsf1b gene encoding serine/arginine-rich splicing factor 1B → MQNHSGVIRGPAGNNDCRIYVGNLPPDIRTKDIEDVFYKYGSIRDIDLKNRRGGPPFAFVEFEDPRDAEDAVYGRDGYDYDGYRLRVEFPRSGRGTGRGGGGGGGGQTPRGRYGPPSRRSEYRVVVSGLPPSGSWQDLKDHMREAGDVCYADVFRDGTGVVEFVRKEDMTYAVRKLDNTKFRSHEGETAYIRVKVDGPRSPSYGRSRSRSRSRTRSRSRSRSRSRSYSPRRSRGSPRYSPRHSRSRSRS, encoded by the exons ATGCAGAACCACAGCGGTGTGATCCGTGGGCCGGCAGGCAACAACGACTGTCGAATATACGTGGGCAACCTGCCGCCGGACATCCGCACCAAGGACATCGAGGACGTCTTCTATAAGTACGGCAGCATCAGGGACATTGACCTGAAAAATCGCCGCGGCGGCCCGCCCTTCGCTTTCGTCGAGTTCGAGGACCCGAG AGATGCCGAAGATGCTGTATATGGTCGCGATGGTTACGATTACGATGGCTACCGTCTGCGTGTTGAATTTCCACGGAGTGGGAGAGGGACTGGAagaggaggtggtggtggtggaggtggccAAACACCAAGGGGAAGATACGGACCCCCCTCTAGGCGTTCAGAGTACAgagtggtggtttcag GACTTCCTCCCAGTGGTAGTTGGCAGGATTTGAAAGATCACATGCGGGAAGCAGGTGATGTATGTTACGCTGATGTTTTTCGTGATGGGACTGGTGTCGTGGAGTTTGTTCGCAAAGAAGATATGACCTATGCAGTACGAAAGCTGGATAACACAAAATTCCGATCACATGAG GGAGAAACAGCATATATCCGTGTGAAAGTTGATGGTCCAAGAAGTCCAAGCTATGGAAGATCTCGTTCACGTAGCCGCAGTCGAACCAGAAGCCGTAGCCGAAGTCGCAGCAGAAGCCGTAGTTACTCTCCCAGACGAAGCAGAGGATCTCCCCGCTACTCACCCCGTCATAGCAGATCGCGTTCTCGTAGCTAG